From one Mycobacterium colombiense CECT 3035 genomic stretch:
- a CDS encoding TetR/AcrR family transcriptional regulator, with the protein MPTTGEAAPAKRGSTRTKMLASAADVMRERGAAGVTIDAVLARSGAPRGSVYYHFPDGRNQILTEALRYSGDSITAMIDDAAGRGARVLLQEFVDFWERLLTDGGFTAGCPVVAAAIGCSDDDGPRLSTEAGAILDRWCTALSRAFVNDGFDDADAASLAVMSIAALEGAVVLSRSTRNAGPLHQVGEQLEFLIKAKEFVARNKIPGKQDAAQ; encoded by the coding sequence ATGCCGACCACCGGTGAGGCAGCCCCGGCGAAACGCGGGAGCACCCGGACCAAGATGCTGGCCAGCGCGGCCGACGTGATGCGCGAGCGCGGCGCGGCGGGCGTCACCATTGACGCGGTGCTCGCCCGCAGCGGCGCACCACGCGGCTCCGTGTACTACCACTTTCCCGACGGACGCAACCAGATCCTGACCGAGGCGCTGCGCTACTCCGGCGACTCCATCACCGCCATGATCGACGACGCCGCCGGTCGCGGCGCCCGGGTGTTGCTGCAGGAGTTCGTCGACTTCTGGGAGCGGCTGCTCACCGACGGCGGATTCACCGCCGGCTGCCCGGTGGTAGCCGCGGCGATCGGTTGCTCGGACGACGACGGCCCCAGGCTGTCCACCGAGGCCGGCGCCATCCTGGACCGCTGGTGCACCGCGCTCAGCCGCGCGTTCGTCAACGACGGGTTCGACGACGCCGACGCCGCGTCGCTGGCCGTGATGTCGATCGCCGCGCTGGAAGGCGCCGTCGTGCTCTCCCGCTCCACCCGCAACGCGGGTCCGCTACACCAGGTGGGCGAACAGCTCGAATTCCTGATCAAGGCAAAGGAATTCGTGGCGCGGAACAAGATCCCGGGCAAGCAGGACGCCGCGCAGTGA
- a CDS encoding WS/DGAT/MGAT family O-acyltransferase, whose translation MKRLSGWDSVLLYSEAPNVHMHTIKVAVIELDADRRSLDVDSFREVIAGRLHKLDPFCYQLVEVPLQFHHPMWRENCELDLNYHIRHWRVSPPGGRRELDEAIGQIASTPLDRSRPLWEMYFMDGLANNRIAVVGKIHHALADGVASANLLARGMDLQPCPEDKPYLCDPAPTTRQLMASAFADHLRHVGRLPHTIRYTAQGLGRVRRSARKFSPELTRPFEPPPTFMNHKITAERRFATATLALADVKETGKRLGATINDMVLAMASGALRTLLLRYDGQAVPLLASVPMSFDFSPERISGNRFTGVLVGLPTDSDDPLERVRCSHENAIAAKESNQLMGPELVSRWAAYMPPAPTQAFFRWASGRDGHNKILNLNISNVPGPRERGRVGGALVTEIYSVGPLTAGSGLNITVWSYVDQLNISVLSDGSTLEDPHEVSEAMVADFIEIRRAAGLSEELTVIEAAMAPA comes from the coding sequence GTGAAGAGGCTTAGCGGGTGGGACTCTGTACTGCTGTACAGCGAAGCGCCGAACGTGCACATGCACACCATCAAAGTGGCCGTCATCGAGCTCGACGCCGACCGCCGATCGCTGGACGTCGACTCCTTTCGTGAAGTCATCGCCGGGCGGCTGCACAAGCTCGATCCGTTCTGCTACCAGCTCGTCGAGGTGCCGCTGCAGTTTCACCACCCGATGTGGCGGGAGAACTGTGAACTCGACCTGAACTATCACATCCGTCACTGGCGGGTGTCGCCGCCGGGCGGCCGCCGCGAACTGGACGAGGCCATCGGGCAAATCGCAAGCACGCCGCTGGATCGCAGCCGCCCGCTGTGGGAGATGTACTTCATGGACGGCTTGGCCAACAACCGGATTGCGGTCGTCGGCAAAATCCACCACGCCCTCGCCGACGGTGTTGCGTCGGCGAACCTGCTGGCCCGGGGCATGGACCTGCAACCCTGCCCGGAGGACAAGCCGTACCTTTGCGACCCGGCTCCCACCACCCGGCAGCTGATGGCGTCGGCGTTCGCCGACCACCTGCGCCACGTCGGGCGGCTGCCGCACACCATTCGCTACACCGCCCAGGGGCTGGGCCGGGTGCGCCGCAGCGCGCGCAAGTTCTCCCCGGAACTGACGCGGCCCTTCGAACCACCGCCGACCTTCATGAACCACAAGATCACCGCGGAACGGCGGTTCGCCACCGCCACGCTGGCGCTTGCCGACGTCAAGGAGACCGGCAAGCGGCTCGGGGCCACGATCAACGACATGGTGCTGGCCATGGCGTCCGGCGCGCTGCGCACCCTGCTGTTGCGGTACGACGGCCAGGCCGTGCCGCTGCTGGCGTCGGTGCCGATGAGCTTCGACTTCTCGCCCGAACGGATCTCCGGCAATCGCTTCACCGGCGTGCTGGTGGGCCTGCCGACCGATTCCGACGATCCGCTGGAGCGGGTGCGGTGCAGCCACGAGAACGCGATCGCCGCCAAGGAAAGCAACCAGCTGATGGGGCCGGAGCTGGTCAGCCGGTGGGCGGCCTACATGCCGCCCGCACCCACGCAGGCCTTCTTCCGCTGGGCGTCCGGGCGCGACGGGCACAACAAGATCCTCAACCTGAACATCTCCAATGTGCCCGGCCCCCGGGAACGCGGCCGGGTGGGCGGCGCGCTGGTCACCGAGATCTATTCGGTCGGCCCGCTGACCGCCGGCAGCGGCCTCAACATCACCGTGTGGAGTTACGTCGATCAGCTCAACATCTCGGTGCTCTCCGACGGGTCGACGCTCGAGGATCCGCACGAGGTTTCCGAGGCCATGGTCGCCGACTTCATCGAAATTCGCAGGGCCGCAGGGCTTTCCGAGGAGCTGACGGTCATCGAGGCCGCGATGGCTCCGGCATGA
- a CDS encoding crotonase/enoyl-CoA hydratase family protein, translated as MVSNPENSPPALPGLETVSLQRDGHVLLIGLNRPHKRNAFDRAMLADLSRAYGLMESDPSVRAGVLFAHGDHFTAGLDLLDVGTGIAAGELSFPDDGRDPWRLDGAWTTPLVAVAHGWCMTLGIELLLAADIRIAATGTRFTQLEVQRGIYPFGGATIRLPRAAGWGDAMRWLLTGDEFDAAEAHRIGLVQEVAEDAAAGLAKARDIAHTIADRAAPLGVRATLASAHLAVERGDAAAVERLRPAVAELFATQDAAEGVKSFAERRPARFVGC; from the coding sequence ATGGTCAGCAACCCCGAGAACTCGCCGCCCGCCCTGCCGGGCCTGGAGACCGTGTCGCTGCAGCGCGACGGCCATGTCCTGCTCATCGGCCTGAACCGGCCGCACAAGCGCAACGCGTTCGACCGGGCGATGCTCGCCGACCTGTCGCGCGCCTACGGCCTGATGGAGTCCGATCCCTCGGTGCGGGCCGGGGTGCTCTTCGCCCACGGCGACCACTTCACCGCCGGTCTTGACCTCCTCGACGTCGGCACCGGCATCGCCGCCGGGGAGCTCTCCTTTCCCGACGACGGCCGCGATCCCTGGCGCCTCGACGGCGCCTGGACCACGCCGCTGGTCGCCGTCGCGCACGGCTGGTGCATGACGCTGGGCATCGAGTTGCTGCTGGCCGCCGACATCCGCATCGCCGCGACCGGCACCCGGTTCACCCAGCTGGAGGTGCAGCGCGGGATCTATCCGTTCGGCGGCGCGACGATCCGCCTGCCCAGGGCCGCCGGCTGGGGCGACGCCATGCGCTGGCTGCTCACCGGCGACGAATTCGACGCGGCCGAAGCGCACCGCATCGGGCTGGTCCAGGAGGTGGCCGAGGACGCCGCGGCGGGTCTGGCCAAGGCTCGCGACATCGCGCACACCATTGCCGATCGCGCCGCGCCGCTGGGCGTGCGGGCGACGCTGGCTTCGGCTCACCTGGCGGTCGAGCGCGGGGACGCGGCCGCCGTCGAACGGCTGCGGCCCGCCGTCGCCGAACTTTTCGCCACCCAGGACGCCGCCGAGGGTGTGAAGTCGTTCGCCGAACGCCGGCCGGCCCGCTTCGTCGGGTGCTAG
- a CDS encoding crotonase/enoyl-CoA hydratase family protein: MRHVSTGNDDANEPEVLVEQRDRILIITINRPKAKNAVNSAVANGLAAAVDRLDNETGLSVGILTGAGGSFCAGMDLKAFARGELPIVEGRGMGFTERPPVKPLIAAVEGYALAGGTELALATDLIVASKDSAFGIPEVKRGLVAGGGGLLRLPQRIPSAIAMELALTGDNLSAERAHALGMVNVLAEPGAALDAAIELAEKIAANGPLAVAATKRIIVESRGWSPEEMFAEQNKLLTPVFSSNDAKEGAIAFAEKRPPKWTGT; this comes from the coding sequence GTGCGGCACGTGAGCACTGGGAACGACGACGCCAACGAACCCGAAGTTCTGGTCGAACAACGGGATCGAATCCTCATCATCACGATCAACCGGCCGAAGGCCAAGAACGCGGTCAACTCCGCGGTGGCCAACGGCCTGGCCGCCGCCGTTGATCGGCTCGACAACGAGACCGGCCTCTCGGTGGGCATCCTCACCGGGGCGGGCGGCTCGTTCTGCGCGGGCATGGATCTCAAGGCGTTCGCCCGCGGCGAGCTGCCGATCGTCGAGGGCCGCGGCATGGGCTTCACCGAGCGTCCGCCGGTCAAGCCGCTGATCGCTGCCGTCGAGGGCTACGCGCTGGCCGGCGGCACCGAGTTGGCGCTGGCCACCGACCTGATCGTGGCCTCGAAGGACTCGGCGTTCGGCATTCCGGAGGTCAAGCGTGGCCTGGTCGCCGGCGGCGGCGGCCTGCTGCGGCTGCCGCAACGCATCCCGTCCGCGATCGCCATGGAACTGGCGCTGACGGGTGACAACCTGAGCGCCGAGCGCGCGCACGCGCTGGGCATGGTCAACGTGCTGGCCGAACCCGGGGCGGCGCTGGACGCCGCGATCGAGCTGGCCGAAAAGATCGCGGCGAACGGGCCGCTCGCGGTGGCCGCCACCAAGCGGATCATCGTGGAGTCCCGCGGCTGGAGTCCCGAGGAGATGTTCGCCGAGCAGAACAAGCTGCTGACGCCGGTGTTCTCCTCCAACGACGCCAAGGAAGGCGCGATCGCCTTCGCCGAGAAGCGCCCACCCAAGTGGACGGGCACCTGA
- a CDS encoding class I adenylate-forming enzyme family protein, with product MSISLLLEMAASGDAERTAVVSGDLRLTTQQLSDLADGGAGVIAGSNARHVAYVGTGGAMLPVLIFAAARAGVAFTPINYRLSAEGIQALIQRLPEPLVIVDSRYREAVGDVSDRVMISDDFLAAARAAEPATEGLAFPDPDSVAIVLFTSGTTSQPKAVELSHNNLTSYVTGTVEFGAASGTDAALICVPPYHIAGVSAALSNLYAGRKMVYLPNFDAQEWVRLINTENVTTATVVPTMLDRIITVLENGDGPPIELPSLRNLAYGGSKVGLPLVRRALELLPNVGFVNAYGLTETSSTIAVLTPDDHRAALAGATADVARRLGSVGQAVAGIELQIRDEAGNVLPPGETGELFVRGEQVSGRYTGIGSVLDENGWFPTKDIAMLDDDGYLFIGGRSDDTIIRGGENIAPAELEEVLVEHPHVRDVAVVGVEDPQWGQAIVAVVVPAAGTDPDPDELREFVRKSLRGSRTPDEVVFRDELPTTATGKVLRREIIQTLTGLRAAPAQQ from the coding sequence ATGAGCATTTCGCTGCTGCTCGAGATGGCCGCGTCCGGCGACGCCGAGCGCACCGCGGTGGTGTCGGGAGACCTGCGGCTGACGACGCAACAGCTCAGCGATCTCGCCGACGGCGGTGCGGGCGTCATCGCCGGATCGAACGCCAGGCACGTCGCGTATGTCGGCACCGGCGGCGCGATGCTGCCGGTGCTGATCTTCGCCGCGGCGCGCGCCGGGGTGGCCTTCACGCCGATCAACTACCGGCTCTCCGCCGAGGGAATCCAGGCGCTGATCCAGCGGCTGCCCGAGCCGTTGGTCATCGTCGACAGCCGCTACCGCGAGGCGGTCGGCGACGTGTCGGACCGGGTGATGATCTCCGACGATTTCCTTGCGGCCGCGCGCGCCGCCGAACCGGCCACCGAAGGTCTCGCGTTTCCCGACCCGGACTCCGTCGCGATCGTGCTGTTCACCTCGGGCACCACGTCGCAGCCCAAAGCCGTCGAACTCTCGCACAACAACCTGACCAGTTACGTCACCGGGACCGTCGAATTCGGGGCGGCCTCCGGCACCGACGCCGCCCTGATCTGCGTGCCGCCCTACCACATCGCCGGGGTCAGCGCCGCGCTGTCGAATCTGTATGCCGGCCGCAAGATGGTGTACCTGCCGAATTTCGATGCGCAGGAATGGGTTCGGCTGATCAACACCGAAAACGTCACCACCGCGACGGTGGTGCCGACGATGCTGGACCGGATCATCACCGTGCTGGAGAACGGCGACGGGCCGCCCATCGAGCTGCCGTCGCTGCGCAACCTGGCCTACGGCGGCTCCAAGGTCGGGCTGCCGCTGGTGCGCCGCGCGCTCGAGCTGCTGCCCAACGTCGGCTTCGTCAACGCCTACGGCCTGACGGAGACCAGCTCGACGATCGCGGTGCTGACGCCCGACGACCATCGCGCGGCGCTGGCGGGCGCGACCGCCGACGTCGCCCGCCGGCTGGGCTCGGTCGGCCAGGCGGTGGCGGGCATCGAGCTGCAGATCCGCGACGAGGCCGGCAACGTGCTGCCGCCGGGCGAGACCGGCGAGCTGTTCGTGCGGGGCGAGCAGGTGTCGGGCCGCTATACCGGGATCGGCTCGGTGCTCGACGAGAACGGCTGGTTCCCCACCAAGGACATCGCCATGCTCGACGACGACGGCTATCTGTTCATCGGCGGGCGCAGTGACGACACCATCATCCGCGGCGGCGAGAACATCGCGCCCGCCGAGCTGGAAGAGGTCCTGGTCGAGCATCCCCACGTGCGCGACGTCGCCGTGGTCGGTGTCGAGGATCCGCAGTGGGGCCAGGCGATCGTCGCGGTGGTGGTGCCGGCGGCGGGCACCGACCCCGACCCCGACGAATTGCGGGAATTCGTCCGCAAGAGTTTGCGCGGTTCGCGCACCCCCGACGAGGTAGTGTTTCGCGACGAGCTGCCCACCACCGCCACCGGCAAGGTGCTGCGGCGGGAGATCATCCAGACCCTCACGGGATTGCGCGCCGCACCGGCCCAGCAGTAA
- a CDS encoding aldehyde dehydrogenase, which yields MTDIKTEYDKLFIGGKWTEPSTSEVIEVHCPATGEYFGKAPLAAAADVDAAVAAARAAFDNGPWPTTPPKERAAVIANAAKLMEERKELLSALLAGETGQPPTTIETMHWMGSMGAMNFFAGPAVDQVKWREIRNGSYGQTIVHREPIGVVGAIVAWNVPLFLAVNKLGPALLAGCTVVLKPAAETPLTTNALADIFAEAGLPEGVLSVVPGGIETGQALTSNPDVDLFTFTGSSGVGKEIGRRAAEMLKPCTLELGGKSAAIVLEDVDLASAIPMLVFSGIMNTGQACVGQTRILAPRSRYDEIVNAVSEFVQALPVGPPSDPAAQIGSLISEKQRARVEGYIAKGIEEGARLVCGGGRPEGLDNGFFVQPTVFADVDNKMTIAQEEIFGPVLSIIPFDTEEDAIKIANDSAYGLAGSVWTTDIPKGIAISEKIRTGTYAINWYAFDPCCPFGGYKNSGIGRENGPEGVEHFTQQKSVLMPMGYTVDA from the coding sequence ATGACCGACATCAAGACCGAATACGACAAGCTTTTCATCGGCGGCAAGTGGACGGAGCCGTCAACCTCTGAGGTGATCGAGGTGCACTGTCCGGCCACCGGCGAATACTTCGGCAAGGCGCCGCTGGCCGCGGCGGCGGACGTCGACGCCGCGGTCGCCGCGGCGCGCGCCGCGTTCGACAACGGCCCCTGGCCCACGACGCCGCCCAAGGAGCGCGCGGCCGTCATCGCCAACGCGGCCAAGCTGATGGAGGAGCGCAAGGAACTGCTGAGCGCGCTGCTCGCCGGGGAAACCGGCCAGCCGCCGACCACCATCGAGACGATGCACTGGATGGGTTCGATGGGCGCGATGAACTTCTTCGCCGGCCCGGCCGTCGACCAGGTCAAGTGGCGCGAGATCCGCAATGGCTCCTACGGGCAGACCATCGTGCACCGCGAGCCGATCGGCGTCGTCGGCGCGATCGTCGCCTGGAACGTGCCGCTGTTCCTGGCGGTCAACAAGCTGGGCCCGGCGCTGCTGGCCGGCTGCACCGTGGTGCTCAAGCCGGCCGCCGAAACGCCGTTGACCACAAACGCTTTGGCGGACATCTTCGCCGAGGCCGGCCTGCCCGAGGGTGTGCTGTCGGTGGTGCCCGGCGGCATCGAGACCGGCCAGGCGCTGACCTCCAACCCCGACGTCGACCTGTTCACCTTCACCGGCAGCTCGGGCGTCGGCAAGGAGATCGGCCGTCGCGCCGCGGAAATGCTCAAGCCGTGCACGCTCGAGCTCGGCGGCAAGTCGGCCGCGATCGTCCTCGAGGACGTCGACCTGGCCTCGGCCATCCCGATGCTGGTGTTCTCCGGGATCATGAACACCGGGCAGGCCTGCGTGGGCCAGACCCGCATCCTGGCGCCCCGCTCGCGGTACGACGAAATCGTCAACGCGGTAAGCGAATTCGTGCAGGCGCTGCCGGTCGGCCCGCCGTCGGACCCGGCCGCCCAGATCGGCTCGCTGATCTCGGAGAAGCAGCGCGCCCGCGTCGAGGGCTACATCGCCAAGGGCATCGAGGAAGGCGCCCGGCTGGTGTGCGGCGGCGGCCGCCCCGAGGGCCTGGACAACGGATTCTTCGTCCAGCCCACGGTTTTCGCCGATGTCGACAACAAGATGACGATCGCCCAGGAGGAGATCTTCGGGCCGGTGCTGAGCATCATCCCGTTCGACACCGAGGAGGACGCGATCAAGATCGCCAACGACTCGGCGTACGGGCTGGCCGGCAGCGTGTGGACGACCGACATCCCCAAGGGCATCGCCATCTCGGAGAAGATCCGGACCGGCACCTACGCCATCAACTGGTACGCCTTCGACCCGTGCTGTCCGTTCGGCGGCTACAAGAACTCCGGCATCGGCCGCGAGAACGGGCCCGAGGGCGTCGAGCACTTCACGCAGCAGAAGAGCGTGCTGATGCCGATGGGCTACACCGTCGACGCCTAA